Below is a genomic region from Streptomyces sp. NBC_00461.
GTTGGTCGGGCCCGACGGTTCCCGCCTGCCGAGGGCCGCCATGGGCGACGGCCGCGCCCGGCCGCCGACGGCCGGCCGGTCATCCGCACCGGGTGATGCGGTCCGGCGTACGTCGGGGCTCTCCTGAAGACGTAAGTCATCCCAAAGCGCCGGAACAGAGCAAGGAGTCCGAGATGGCTGAGCAACCGACAGGTGCAAGTGGCTTCGCCGCCCTCGCCGAAGCCGACGCACCTGTGTTCGAGACGCTCGTCCAGATGACGCTCGACACGTTCGAGCGGTCGGGACTGGATCAGGAGACCTACCTGCTGGCACGCATCGCCGCTCTGGTGGCCATGGATGCCTCCGCTCCCTCGTACCTGCTCAACATCGGCACCGCCGCGGAAGCCGGCGTGCCGCTGGAGAAGATCCAGGGAACGCTCGTGGCGATCGCCCCCGTGGTGGGCAGCGCCCGTGTCGTGTCCGCCGCCCGCGCCATCGACGACGCCTTCGCGCTGGAACTCCCCGCGGAGAACGAGCAGTGACCACCGGCCCGGCAGGGGCGGCGAGCCCCGGCCGGGCTCGGCAACGGTCCTGAGGCCCCTCCTCCCGCACAAACCGCGAACCTCGACACGGACGACACCACACAGGAGAAGCAATGGGCAGCAATGTGTACCTGGCCTACGACTATCCGGTCCTCGGAGCCTTCTGGACGATCATGTGGATCTTCCTGTGGGTCATATGGATCTTCCTGCTCTTCCGCGTCATCGTCGACATCTTCCGCGACGACTCCATGAGTGGCTGGGGCAAGACGGGATGGCTGGTCTTCACGATCGTCCTCCCCTTCCTGGGCGTCTTCGTCTACCTCATCGCCCGGGGCAAGGACATGGGCAGGCGTGAACAGAAGCACGCCCAGGCCAAGATGGAGGAGACGGACCGGTACATCCGCGAGACGGTCGGCACCACCGGCCCGGCCAGCGAGGCGGACCAACTCGCCAAGCTCTCGGAGATCCGGGCCCGCGGCGACATCTCCGACGAGGAGTTCCGCCAGGCCAAGGAAAAGGTGCTCCACTCGTAACCCCACGCACCTGTGACGGCAGCCCGCGTCGGGCCCTCGGGCCCGTGTGTCAGGTTCGCGAGCCCGTCACGTCTCGAACCGGACCCGGAGCCCTGTCGAACAGATCACCACCGGTGACGCCGCGCCGCGGGGCGTCAGGCTGCTTCGGCCGGGACCCGTCCGGCCTGGATGGCGTCGACCAGGGCCTGGTGGTCCTTCTCGTTCTGGTCGGCATACAGCTCGGCGAACGTCGCCAGCGCGCGGTCGAAGACGTCGCCGCCGCCCAGGTAGGCGGCGATCGCGATACGGTCCCCGGACCTGGCGTGGGCGCGGGCCAGCGTGGCACCGCACAGCCGGCCGAACAGGGCCATCCTCTTCGGCGACATGTTCTCGGCCACCGCGATTCCCTTCCAGTCCCGCAACTGGCGTATGTAGAAGTCCCGCTGTCTGCCGTCCATGCCCGTGAGGCGTTCCCAGCCCAGGAAGATGTCACTGGTGGCCTGCATGAGCCGCTGGCCGGCGACGACGCGCTCGCCCTGGGTGGCGAACGCACTGCCGCCGACGTAAGGCGCCAGAACCGACTCGTCGGCCTCCTTGGCCTGGAGGAACAAGGGATCCTCGTCGTCCTTGCCGAGCAGCAGGATGATCCAGCAGCGGGTTCCCACACTGCCCACACCGACCACCTTGCGGGCCACGTCGGCGAAGCGATAGCCGTCCAGCAGGAACCGGCGGTCCGTCTGCAGGGTCTGGCCATAGCGCTCGATCAGCCGGCTGAGCTCCTTCTCCAACTCGCCGCGTGCGGCGTCCGGCAGCAGATCCTGCAGCCGCATCAGCAGCGGCGGATCGGGAGCGATCAGACGCCTTCCGTCAACGACGTGCGTGAGCTTGTCGAAGACCTGCAGCGTGTCATGAGCACGAGCCCGCTCCCGGGTCTTCTCCCAGCGATCGCGCACCCCCGCACTCAGCAACGGGGCGAACTGCTCCTGCAACTCGTCCGCGTCGAAGCGGGTGTACCAGACCTCGAGATTGCCCAGCCCGGCGAAGCTCCGCATGCGCTCGCGATAGGACTGCACCGCCGCCCGCACCACCGACGCCCGCTCCTTGGCGCTGAAGCCGTTCGCCCGGCCCGCGATGACGAAGCTGGCCGACAACCGTTTGACGTCCCATTCCCACGGTCCGGGCAGCGTCTCGTCGAAGTCGTTGATGTCGAACATCAGACGGCGTTCCGGCGAGGCCAGCAACCGGAAGTTCAACATGTGCGCGTCACCGCAGCACTGCACCCTGAACCCGCTGCGCGGCGTCTCCGCAAGGTCCGCGGCCATGATGGAGGCGGCCCCTCGATAGAAGCGGAACGGCGCCTCACTCATCCTGCCGTAGCGGATCGGCACGAGTTCCGGCACCCGCGTCGCGGACTGCCTCTCGATGATCTCCACCGGGTCCGTTCGCTTCGGCGGAGCCGTGAACTCGGCGTGACTCGACCGGGGTACGTCGGCTCGCGCGGCCTTGCCGCGAGCCACCCGCTCCTGGGGAGTGAGGTGCCGCGTCTCGTGGCCGGAGAGATGGTTCTGGGTCATTGCAGACGCTCCACGATGGGATGTGGTGGCCGATGCGCAGGCGTTGGCCATGCCCGCCGGAACGGGATCGACTGCGCCGAGGCTCGGGACGAAGGTCGCGCCAACGACATGAACGTCGCCGAGGTCGTGAGCCGTGCCGTTGACGTGGGGTGCGGGACCGGCCGGGCCACAGCCACAGCGGACGGTGCGGCTCCGGTCCCGTCGAAGGAGGTACGCGCGCGTGGATACAACGTAACTCCGGACGGCACTCCCGACGACTTGGGCCAGCCTGGCCGCCGGACCGCCCGGCCGCCCGGGTTTCTCTGCGATGGGCCACGCCGGCACGGTGAAGACCGCTACTGCCGACGTGGCCCCGATCCCTCCCCTGGCTTCGGGGGAAGAGGCGTCAGCTTCGCCGTCGCGACGTACGAGACCACGACCGCGACGATCACGAGCGGCATGACGGTGAGCCCCTGCGCGCCGATCAGCAGCGTGGCAAGCAGGACGGAGACCAGCGGAAATCTCAGCATTGCGGCGCTCATCGCTCCGATACCCATCGCGAACCCCGCGACCAGGGACAGCCCCGGCAGATGCGAGAACAGGGTGCCACCCGCCGCTCCCACGAACATCGCGGGAAAGATCGGGCCTCCCCTGAAACTGCTGAGCGAGGCGCAGTAGGCCAAAGACTTGCACAACACCAGCAGCAACAACGCTCCCACCGAATACGCGGTGCTGTGCCTAAGGAATGGATCCAGCGCCGTCTGCCCCGAATACAGCACGTCGGTCGCTTTTTTGCCGGTGCCCTCCGCGTATCCGATCGCCAGCCCCGCCACGACCAGGCCCATGCCCACCGTGGCCACCACTCGTCGCCTCTCGACGAGCGTCTTGAGCCGGACGGCGAGCCATCGGATTCCCAGGCCCACGAGTGCGGCCGACAGCCCGATGACCAGGGCCCAGCCGAATTCCGCCGCTGTCGGGCGCACGGCCGTGGGTACGTCGTGCAGTACCAGCGAATAAGTGCCCAGTCCGGTCCAGGATCCCAGTCCGACGAAGATGAGTGCGCCGATGCCCGCGGCCAGCAGGCCGGGCACCAATACCACCGCCATCATCGGCCCGCCCAACCCCGAGGCTTCCATCAGGAGGAACGCGCCGAGCAGGGGTGATCCCAGCAGGGAGCTGACGGCCGCGAAACTGCCCGCCGCGCCCAGCACCGCGGTCGCCTGCTCCGGGGGGTCCCGTTTGACCATCCGCACGGCGCCGGCGCCGAGCCCGGCGCCGAGCACCAGGAGAGGGGACTCGGGCCCGAGGACAGCGGCGAAACAGAGCGTCGCCAGGGCGGCGAAGAAGATGCCGGGCAGCTCGATGGGTGTGGGCGGAGCGGAGGTCTTGAACCCGGCTGTCGGCTCATGGCCACCGTGCCCCGGCAGGTACTGGATCGTCAGTGCGGCAAGCAGCCCCCCTACGGCGAGCAGAGGCAGCGGCCACCACGGTGGCGTTCCATCGAACCCCAGCGACTTGGGCAGATCCGTGTAGATCAGTGGCTGAACCTCGCCGACCAGTGCGAGGAAGCCGAACGCCGCCGCGGACACCGGTACGCCGATCAGCGCGGCCATCACCAGAAGCACCAGGTACGCGCGGCTCCGAAGGAGGGTCAGCGGGTCCTGGGGTGATGCGGCCTCGGATCCAGCCTTGGCGACCGGCATGCGTATTGCCTCCTCGCGATGCGGACCTCGTCGATGGTCTCGTCGGCCGCTTTCAGCGAACCGGGAACGCTCCGCCACCTGATACGAGAGGCGCTGCTCCGAGCCTGGCACGCCGCTCCCGTGCAGGCATTTCAACGCCGCCCACGCGGGTGGTAACTCCCCTGGTGAAGCCTGTAACAGACCTGTCTGCGAACGCCATCGGCTGACGGGCACACAAATCAGCGCGATTTCGAAGCGGACCGCTTCGCGCTTTTACTCCTGCCGGCGCCTGTGCCGCTCCGACCGGGCCCGGCGGAGGCGTCCTTCCCCTTTTTGGGCTTCTCCGTGTCCGCGACCGTCCGCGATGGCGTTGTCGGAGTCGGGGCGGTCGGCCACTTGAACTCGATCTCCAGCTCGATCTCCCCATTGCCGATCTCGACCTCCATCTCGCTGCGAAGGTCGTCGGGGATCCGCAGGCTGAGCGTTCCGGGGCTGAGTTCCAGTTCGGCATCCCCGCCTTCCCTCAGTGCGGCTGCGAGTGCCGTGAGCTGGTCAGCCGCCTCAAGGCGCGACAGCGAGCGCTTCCGTTCAAACTTGAGGTCCTTCACGGACGTCTCCGATCTGGAAGGAAAGGGTCGACAAAGCCCATTCTGCGGCCATGTACGAGATCGGACATCCTCATGGCCGGGCGCCTGAAGCTTCTTGGCAAAGAGGTCCGGCGGCGCCGAATGGCCCACGCCGCCTCGCGCTCGCGGCGCGGCCACACGGGTGGTTCGGTGCGGAGCGCCTACGCCCGCGTTCGGCGCCGTAATGCCTTGACCGCGCAGGGAAGTTGAGCCGGCCGCCGAGCCGACGCCCGTGCTCGTTGATCAGATGATCCGGCGTGCCGACGGGCTGATATCAGACATTTACTTATTAACCTCTCGCCATCTTATGACGTGGCGGATCGCAAGTGCGTCCGCTTCAAGGCTCGGAGAAGACATGCGCAAGACTCGCAAGACGGCTGTCGTAGCCGTCCTCCTCGGCACCCTCGGCTTTCTCGGCGCAGGCACCGCCTACGCCCACGGGTACGGGGACGGGGACGGCAAGGGGCACGGGCACGGGAAGGGCCACGGGAAAGGCCACGGGCACGGAAAAGGTCATGGGAAAGGCCACGGGTACAAGCACCGCGACGCGGAGACCAAGACGGTCGTGATCACCCAGAGCACCACATGCAGTGCGACCGACGAGAACACCGACGTACAGGGCGAGTCCGCGTACGGCAACTGGTTCAACGGCGAGGTCTCACCTGGTCCGCAAACCACCAACATCGGCTCACACCTGGGGTGCGACAACACCCTCGTCCTCGGCAAGTAACTCACCCGGGTCCCGGCACCGGGACCCGGACTCGGGGGTCTCCTGGATCTGCTCATCCGATGCCGGGGGTGATGCAGGGGTACAGCGTGCGCAGGCCCTCGTTCAACGCGTACGACAACGCCGACCCGTGGGTCCGCATCGACCCGACGATGTCGGCGGCGGCCACGTAGGGATCGGTGAGCTCCGCCTCGGTGAACCTCGTGATGGGTGGTGCCGGTTGCCGGAAGCCGTGATGCGTCGCCCTCCGGCAGCCGGGGGGTGCGGTCAGGACCGCAGGAACGCGAGGATGTCCGGGTTGAGGACATCCGGGTTGGTCGACAGCATCCCGTGCGGAAGCCCCTCGTAGCTCTTGAGCGTGCCGTTCTTCAAAAGCGTGACCGTGAGCGGCGCCGAGTCCTCGTACGGGACGATCTGGTCGTCTGTTCCGTGCGCGACGAGGACCGGTACGTCGATCGCCTTGAGGTCCTCGGTGAAGTCGGTCTCGGAGAATGCCTTGATGCATTCGTAGTGGGCGTTGGCCGCACCCATCATTCCCTGCCGCCACCAGTTGTCGATCAGCCCCTGGGACACTTTCGCGCCGGGGCGGTTGAAGCCGTAGAACGGCCCCGAAGGCACCTCGATGTAGTACTGCGCGCGGTTCGTGGACAGAGCCTCGCGGAAGGCGTCGAAGGTCTCGATGGGCAGGCCGCCCGGGTTGGACTCCGACCTGACCATGACGGGCGGTACGGCGCCGACCAGCACCGCTTTGCCGACGCGGCCGGGCTTGGCGCGGGCGACGTAGCGTGCGACCTCGCCGCCGCCGGTGGAGTGGCCGATATGGAACGCTTCCCGCAGGTCAAGTGCGTCCGCGAGTGCGATCACGTCGGCGCTGTAGGTGTCCATGTCGTGGCCGGTGGCGGTCTGGCTCGAGCGTCCGTGCCCACGGCGGTCGTGGGCGATGACTCGGTAGCCGTGCGCCAGGAAGAACAACATCTGGTTGTCCCAGTCGTCGGCGCTCAGTGGCCATCCGTGGTGGAAGACGATCGGCTGGCCGTCGCGTGGACCCCAGTCCTTGTAGAAGATGCTGGTGCCGTCGTCGGTGGTGACTGTACCCATCGCTGATCCTCCGCTCGCCCGGCGTGCCCCGGCGGTGCAGCAGGGGTGCGGGGGCACGCGGGACCTACGAATTCACCCCTTGGGGCGCGGTCCGGATGTACCCGCACCACACTACGCGCGGGCCGTGTAGGGCACATCCTCGAATGGCCGACCCGCCCTACCGGTCAACTGAGTTGCGGCTTGCTCTCCCAGCTCCCAGCTCCCAGCAGCCGGCAGCCGGCAGGGCGCTTCCGGGTCCGGTCATGGCCGGGCGCGGACGCCGGGAATCCATTGTCGGGGGGCGGTCGGCACGGAAGTCTCCTCACCTGTGACCAGTGCAGAGGTTGGAGAGGCCATGCGTTCCCCGCTCATACGTTCCTTCTCGCAGCTCGACTCCCTGGACCCGGGCCGCCCCGTCGTGACCCTGTTCAGCGGCGGGCTCGACAGCTCGTATCTGCTGCTGCGGCTGCGGCGGATGGGCATCCGCGAGGTGCACGCCGTGAGCGTCGACATCGGTGAGGACGAGTCCAGTACGTACAAACGCCAGGTGGCCGAAGCGCTCGGCGCGACGATCCACATCCTCGACCGGCGTGCCGAGTTCGCCGGCCGGTACGTGGCCCCCGCGATCGCCGCCCAGGCCGTCTACCTCGGCATCCACCCCGTGAGCTCCACGCTCAGCCGTCCGCTGATCGCCCACAGCGCGGTCGAGCTGGCCCGTGCGCTCGGCGCGCAGGCCCTGCTCCACACCGCCAACCGCTCCCAGAACACCCTGCGCCGCCTCAACGGGGCGCTGGCGCTGCTCGGTTACGAGGGTGCGTTCGGCAGCCCCTACGACCTCGATCCCGTCACTCGCGAGGACAAGCTCCTCGAACTGCGGGCCGCCGGGATCGATCTGCTCGCCGGGCGGATCGTCAGCGGCGACTCCAATCTGTGGTGCCGTGAGTTCGAGTCGGGCATCCTCGACGATCCCGAACTCCACGAGGTTCCCGAGGAGATGTACGCCTGGAGCCGGCCGACCTCGCTCCCCGGCGCCACCGACACCCTGACCGTCACCTTCGAGCACGGGCTGCCCGTCGCCCTCGACGGACAGCCGCTGCCGCTGACCGCGCTGATCGACCGGCTCAACCGGAGGGTCGGCGCGTACGGGCTCGGCCGCTACTCCGGCCTGGAACACCTCGACCACGGCGAAAAGGTTCTCGAAATCCGCGAGATGCCCGCCGCCTGGCTCCTGCTCAGCAGCTACCGGCACGTCGAGAGCGCCTGCCTGGACGCCGAACTCATCCGCGAGAAGCGGCACCTGGAGCAGGTGTGGACGCGAGAAGCCCTCGAAGGCCGCTGGTTCGGCGAACTGCGGCTCGCCACCCAGGTGTTCATCGACGCCTGCGCCTCCCGCACCACCGGGTCCGTGACCTGGCTACTGCGCACCGGCGGCGCCGACACGCGCTCCATCACGGCCGGAGCGCCCCTGTATCTGCGCGACCGGGAGGCCTGGGAGGAGCGGGCGATCAGCGCGGAGTCGGCGCCGTTCGACCGTGCGACCGGGGCGGTTCTCGCCACCGTCTGAGTCTCCTTCTCTCATCCCTTCTCACCTCTCCCCTTGCCCTCTCTTCTCTCGTCTTCTCTCGTCTTCTCCCTACGGAGTACGCCATGACCACTGCCGCCACCCGTCACCCCGTCGCCGTCGACGCCGTCACCGCCCTCGCCGATCCGGGCGGACATCTGATGCCCTCGGCCCGGCTCTCGGCGCTCGCGGGTGTCGACGCCGCCGACTGGACGCGCTTCGCCGGCCACTGGGACGAGCTCACCCTCGACACGTACATGGCCGATGGAGGCACGTACCGTTTCCGCCGCTACGGCCAGTTCGAGCTCGACCCGGCCGCGGGTGAACTCACCCTGCTCCCGCACGAGCCGTACCGTCAGGAGTCGGACATCAACCCGCTCAACGGCGGCATCGAGCGGGTCTTCGACCCGCTGACCGAGTCCTTCGCCGGTGACCCGCTGCTGCGCTCCGTGCTGGTCGAACTCGGCCGGATCTTCAGCGCCGTCGACGGCACGGGGTCGTGGAACGTGAAACTGCACCCGTACCGCATCAGTGCCTCCGCGGACCAGCAGGGCCGGCCTGCGCCCGAGGGCCGGCACCGTGACGGTGTCACCTTCATCACCTCGCTGCTGATCGGCCGCACCAACGTCACCGGCGGCGAGAGCGCCGTCCATTCCGACGAGGGCGAACACCTCCTCACGGTTACCCTGTCCGAGCCCGGTGACCTGCTGCTGGGCGACGACCGCCGCACGCTGCACTCGGTGACCCCGGTGCGGCCGGTGGATCCCGAACTCGCCGCCCACCGTGACGTCCTGGTGATCGCGTACACCGCGCGCTGAGCCGCCGCGTCACCCGCACAGCGGACCGTCCGCCGCCCCGCCCTGTCGCCTGCCCTGTCACCTAGGAGTCCCCCATGCCCGTCCCTGCGGCCCGCCGCGCCTGGCTGACCGATCTGCCCGTCCTGCTGGTCGCGGTGGTGTGGGGCTCCAGTTATCTCGCCGCCAAGGACGTCACCACGACGCGGACCGTCCTGGCCGTGCTCGTCCTGCGGTTCGCCGTGGTGCTGCCGGTCCTGGCCGTCACCGGGTGGCGCAGGCTACGGGCGCTCAAGTGGGCACAGATACGGGGCGCCGGCGTCCTCGGGCTGATCCTGGCCGGGATCTTCCTCCTGGAGACGTACGGCGTCGTGCACACCTCGGCGACCAACGCCGGGCTCATCATCAGCCTCACCATGATCTTCACGCCGCTCGCGGAGAGCCGGCTCACCGGCGTCCGGCCCTCCGGGGCGTTCGTCGCGGCCGCCGGGCTCTCGGTGCTGGGTGTCCTGCTCCTCACGCAGGGCGCCGGGTTCAGCGCACCGTCCCTCGGCGATCTGCTGATGCTGGGCGCGGCCGTG
It encodes:
- a CDS encoding chloride channel protein translates to MPVAKAGSEAASPQDPLTLLRSRAYLVLLVMAALIGVPVSAAAFGFLALVGEVQPLIYTDLPKSLGFDGTPPWWPLPLLAVGGLLAALTIQYLPGHGGHEPTAGFKTSAPPTPIELPGIFFAALATLCFAAVLGPESPLLVLGAGLGAGAVRMVKRDPPEQATAVLGAAGSFAAVSSLLGSPLLGAFLLMEASGLGGPMMAVVLVPGLLAAGIGALIFVGLGSWTGLGTYSLVLHDVPTAVRPTAAEFGWALVIGLSAALVGLGIRWLAVRLKTLVERRRVVATVGMGLVVAGLAIGYAEGTGKKATDVLYSGQTALDPFLRHSTAYSVGALLLLVLCKSLAYCASLSSFRGGPIFPAMFVGAAGGTLFSHLPGLSLVAGFAMGIGAMSAAMLRFPLVSVLLATLLIGAQGLTVMPLVIVAVVVSYVATAKLTPLPPKPGEGSGPRRQ
- a CDS encoding amphi-Trp domain-containing protein, whose translation is MKDLKFERKRSLSRLEAADQLTALAAALREGGDAELELSPGTLSLRIPDDLRSEMEVEIGNGEIELEIEFKWPTAPTPTTPSRTVADTEKPKKGKDASAGPGRSGTGAGRSKSAKRSASKSR
- a CDS encoding carboxymuconolactone decarboxylase family protein, which gives rise to MAEQPTGASGFAALAEADAPVFETLVQMTLDTFERSGLDQETYLLARIAALVAMDASAPSYLLNIGTAAEAGVPLEKIQGTLVAIAPVVGSARVVSAARAIDDAFALELPAENEQ
- a CDS encoding 2OG-Fe dioxygenase family protein — protein: MTTAATRHPVAVDAVTALADPGGHLMPSARLSALAGVDAADWTRFAGHWDELTLDTYMADGGTYRFRRYGQFELDPAAGELTLLPHEPYRQESDINPLNGGIERVFDPLTESFAGDPLLRSVLVELGRIFSAVDGTGSWNVKLHPYRISASADQQGRPAPEGRHRDGVTFITSLLIGRTNVTGGESAVHSDEGEHLLTVTLSEPGDLLLGDDRRTLHSVTPVRPVDPELAAHRDVLVIAYTAR
- a CDS encoding alpha/beta fold hydrolase; protein product: MGTVTTDDGTSIFYKDWGPRDGQPIVFHHGWPLSADDWDNQMLFFLAHGYRVIAHDRRGHGRSSQTATGHDMDTYSADVIALADALDLREAFHIGHSTGGGEVARYVARAKPGRVGKAVLVGAVPPVMVRSESNPGGLPIETFDAFREALSTNRAQYYIEVPSGPFYGFNRPGAKVSQGLIDNWWRQGMMGAANAHYECIKAFSETDFTEDLKAIDVPVLVAHGTDDQIVPYEDSAPLTVTLLKNGTLKSYEGLPHGMLSTNPDVLNPDILAFLRS
- a CDS encoding DUF2252 domain-containing protein, with the translated sequence MTQNHLSGHETRHLTPQERVARGKAARADVPRSSHAEFTAPPKRTDPVEIIERQSATRVPELVPIRYGRMSEAPFRFYRGAASIMAADLAETPRSGFRVQCCGDAHMLNFRLLASPERRLMFDINDFDETLPGPWEWDVKRLSASFVIAGRANGFSAKERASVVRAAVQSYRERMRSFAGLGNLEVWYTRFDADELQEQFAPLLSAGVRDRWEKTRERARAHDTLQVFDKLTHVVDGRRLIAPDPPLLMRLQDLLPDAARGELEKELSRLIERYGQTLQTDRRFLLDGYRFADVARKVVGVGSVGTRCWIILLLGKDDEDPLFLQAKEADESVLAPYVGGSAFATQGERVVAGQRLMQATSDIFLGWERLTGMDGRQRDFYIRQLRDWKGIAVAENMSPKRMALFGRLCGATLARAHARSGDRIAIAAYLGGGDVFDRALATFAELYADQNEKDHQALVDAIQAGRVPAEAA
- a CDS encoding argininosuccinate synthase-related protein, yielding MRSPLIRSFSQLDSLDPGRPVVTLFSGGLDSSYLLLRLRRMGIREVHAVSVDIGEDESSTYKRQVAEALGATIHILDRRAEFAGRYVAPAIAAQAVYLGIHPVSSTLSRPLIAHSAVELARALGAQALLHTANRSQNTLRRLNGALALLGYEGAFGSPYDLDPVTREDKLLELRAAGIDLLAGRIVSGDSNLWCREFESGILDDPELHEVPEEMYAWSRPTSLPGATDTLTVTFEHGLPVALDGQPLPLTALIDRLNRRVGAYGLGRYSGLEHLDHGEKVLEIREMPAAWLLLSSYRHVESACLDAELIREKRHLEQVWTREALEGRWFGELRLATQVFIDACASRTTGSVTWLLRTGGADTRSITAGAPLYLRDREAWEERAISAESAPFDRATGAVLATV
- a CDS encoding SHOCT domain-containing protein; translation: MGSNVYLAYDYPVLGAFWTIMWIFLWVIWIFLLFRVIVDIFRDDSMSGWGKTGWLVFTIVLPFLGVFVYLIARGKDMGRREQKHAQAKMEETDRYIRETVGTTGPASEADQLAKLSEIRARGDISDEEFRQAKEKVLHS